A DNA window from Aquarana catesbeiana isolate 2022-GZ linkage group LG01, ASM4218655v1, whole genome shotgun sequence contains the following coding sequences:
- the LOC141101808 gene encoding thioredoxin-like yields MVRHIESLDEFKQVLAGAGTKLVVVDFTATWCGPCKMIAPFFEELSKNHPEAVFIKVDVDDAQDVAQHCNVKCMPTFHFYKNGSKVFEFSGANKETLEQKVVEHK; encoded by the exons GATGAGTTTAAACAAGTCTTGGCTGGTGCTGGAACCAAACTTGTTGTCGTAGATTTTACTGCTACATGGTGCGGACCATGCAAAATGATTGCACCTTTCTTTGAG GAATTGAGTAAAAATCACCCAGAAGCTGTGTTCATTAAGGTGGATGTGGACGATGCACAG GATGTCGCTCAACACTGTAATGTCAAATGTATGCCAACATTTCATTTCTATAAAAATGGATCAAAG GTATTTGAATTTAGTGGTGCTAATAAGGAGACTTTGGAGCAGAAGGTGGTGGAGCATAAGTAA